One window from the genome of candidate division KSB1 bacterium encodes:
- a CDS encoding tetratricopeptide repeat protein, whose product MVAIHEGDFAYKKFDNVTALASYRRAVEIDSSDYEALWKLARAYADVGMSLPKKEQPAYFALAEKTARRCVTLHPDSANSHFSLAVALGRVALYEGGKRKIQIAKEVQAEAQQTLRVNPRHDGAMHVLGRWHYELADLNFIERAVAKIIFGGLPTGASYEQAARYFEQAIQHRPQAPVHHYEYARTLLKLDRVAEARRHLEKCLALPDVFWDDAQHKIEARKLLDKIGNSQ is encoded by the coding sequence TTGGTAGCCATTCACGAAGGCGATTTCGCTTATAAAAAATTCGATAATGTCACCGCCTTGGCAAGCTACCGCCGCGCCGTCGAAATCGATTCATCCGATTACGAAGCCCTGTGGAAGCTGGCGCGCGCCTATGCGGATGTGGGCATGAGCTTGCCCAAAAAAGAACAGCCGGCTTATTTCGCGCTGGCGGAAAAAACCGCGCGGCGCTGCGTGACGCTGCATCCCGACAGTGCGAACAGCCATTTTTCTCTGGCAGTTGCCCTGGGCCGCGTCGCCCTTTACGAAGGGGGGAAGCGCAAAATTCAAATCGCCAAAGAAGTGCAAGCCGAAGCCCAGCAGACGCTGCGAGTCAATCCGCGCCACGACGGCGCGATGCACGTGCTTGGCCGCTGGCATTACGAGCTGGCGGATTTGAATTTTATCGAACGGGCGGTTGCCAAGATCATTTTCGGCGGGCTGCCAACCGGCGCGAGCTACGAACAGGCGGCGAGGTATTTTGAACAAGCGATTCAACATCGTCCGCAGGCGCCAGTGCATCATTATGAGTACGCGCGCACACTGCTCAAGCTCGATCGCGTCGCCGAAGCGCGCCGGCATCTCGAGAAATGCCTTGCGTTGCCTGATGTATTTTGGGATGATGCGCAGCACAAGATTGAGGCACGCAAACTTCTCGATAAAATCGGCAACTCACAATAA
- the larC gene encoding nickel pincer cofactor biosynthesis protein LarC, with translation MPRIAYFDCIAGASGDMILGALVDAGAPIEKLQETANSLGISGLQLSVHQVKRGEFFAAKVEVHAPHEHAHRHLHHIEAILNKAELPDPVREKALQIFRRLAEAEAKVHHTTPEKIHFHEVGAVDAIADVTCCVAGLHFLGVERVAVSVLPLGGGTVKCEHGIIPIPAPAVMELLRGFPSRPGPVEAELVTPTGAAILTTLAKPGEQPVFIPQQIGCGAGSREHENLPNVLRVFIGETALSETADTAILLETNIDDMNPEFYPHVIERLLEAGAMDAFLIPIIMKKGRPGILLSALLPPEKINAVLAIVYAETTTLGVRLTHVTRNKLRRWRERRHTSLGEVDIKFAEWKTPEGQNRHTFSLEFESCKTLARQHHLPLREVYERLCKELEG, from the coding sequence ATGCCACGCATTGCCTACTTCGATTGCATCGCCGGCGCCAGCGGCGACATGATTCTGGGCGCGCTGGTTGATGCTGGCGCGCCGATAGAAAAATTACAAGAGACGGCAAATAGCCTTGGCATTTCCGGCCTGCAATTGAGCGTTCATCAAGTGAAGCGCGGCGAATTTTTTGCCGCCAAAGTCGAAGTGCATGCTCCGCACGAGCACGCCCACCGCCATCTTCACCATATCGAAGCCATTCTCAACAAAGCGGAGCTGCCCGATCCGGTTCGTGAAAAAGCCCTTCAAATTTTTCGGCGGCTCGCGGAAGCCGAGGCCAAAGTTCATCACACCACGCCGGAGAAAATTCATTTTCACGAAGTCGGCGCGGTCGATGCGATTGCCGACGTGACGTGCTGCGTGGCCGGCCTTCATTTTCTCGGCGTCGAGCGTGTTGCAGTTTCGGTTTTGCCGCTCGGCGGCGGCACGGTAAAATGCGAGCATGGCATCATCCCAATTCCCGCACCGGCCGTGATGGAGTTGCTTCGCGGCTTCCCATCGCGTCCGGGGCCGGTGGAGGCCGAATTGGTGACGCCGACGGGCGCGGCCATTCTCACGACTTTGGCAAAACCCGGTGAGCAGCCCGTTTTCATTCCGCAACAAATCGGCTGCGGCGCCGGCTCGCGCGAGCACGAAAATTTGCCGAACGTGCTGCGCGTTTTCATCGGCGAAACGGCGCTTTCCGAAACCGCCGACACGGCCATCCTGCTCGAAACCAACATCGACGACATGAATCCGGAATTTTATCCGCACGTGATCGAGCGTTTGCTGGAAGCCGGCGCGATGGATGCGTTTCTCATTCCGATCATCATGAAAAAAGGCCGCCCGGGAATCTTGCTGTCGGCGCTGCTGCCGCCGGAAAAAATCAATGCCGTGCTGGCGATTGTCTACGCCGAAACCACGACACTCGGCGTTCGCTTGACGCACGTGACACGCAACAAATTACGCCGCTGGCGGGAACGCCGGCACACTTCTCTGGGTGAAGTTGACATCAAATTTGCCGAATGGAAAACGCCCGAGGGGCAGAATCGCCACACGTTTTCGCTCGAATTTGAATCATGCAAAACCCTCGCCCGCCAACATCATTTGCCGTTGCGCGAAGTCTATGAAAGATTATGCAAAGAATTAGAGGGGTAA
- the lepB gene encoding signal peptidase I, with protein MREKVLHVNKTRSVSERKSKSQAREYTEAILVALLAALVLRTFVVQAFRIPTGSMKDTLLIGDFLLVNKFVYGARTPDGIPFLDVQLPFWRLPAFKQPEPGDIIVFKYPADPTLDYIKRCIAVGGQTIEIKDGVVYVDGQPEGKQEFVKREYDPEEGHYVIYSKITTPKGKTYTIRHYEDHNVRAENYGPTPVPAGHYFMMGDNRDNSSDSRYWGFLPAENVVGEAMVIYWSWDKQAPLYRIFDKVRWLRIGDLIK; from the coding sequence ATGCGTGAAAAAGTTTTGCACGTGAACAAAACCAGATCGGTTTCTGAAAGGAAAAGCAAGAGTCAGGCGCGGGAATATACCGAGGCGATTTTGGTGGCGCTGCTCGCGGCCCTGGTGTTGCGCACCTTTGTGGTGCAGGCCTTCCGCATTCCCACCGGTTCGATGAAGGATACGCTGCTGATCGGCGATTTTTTGCTGGTTAATAAATTCGTTTACGGTGCCCGAACGCCGGACGGCATTCCGTTTCTCGACGTGCAATTGCCGTTCTGGCGTCTACCGGCGTTCAAGCAGCCGGAGCCGGGCGACATCATCGTTTTCAAATATCCGGCGGACCCGACGTTGGATTATATCAAACGTTGCATCGCTGTCGGCGGCCAGACGATAGAAATAAAAGACGGCGTGGTTTACGTCGATGGGCAACCGGAGGGTAAGCAGGAGTTTGTCAAACGCGAGTACGATCCGGAGGAGGGGCATTATGTGATCTACTCCAAAATCACCACACCCAAAGGCAAGACGTATACGATTCGCCATTACGAAGATCACAACGTTCGCGCCGAAAATTATGGCCCAACGCCGGTTCCGGCCGGGCATTATTTCATGATGGGCGACAATCGCGACAACAGCTCCGACAGCCGCTACTGGGGTTTTTTGCCGGCGGAGAACGTCGTCGGCGAGGCCATGGTCATTTACTGGTCGTGGGATAAACAGGCGCCGCTATATCGCATTTTCGACAAAGTGCGATGGCTGCGCATCGGCGATTTGATCAAATAA
- a CDS encoding rhomboid family intramembrane serine protease has protein sequence MIRQKTGSMLCPDCNQLISVNAETCIHCGRRNPGMWGLMPMLRQFFGNFGFTEVVTAFCIILYVISLLFDLATVFRPRGLLSILGPSMRSLDALGMTGVHAMQQGRWWTLITAIYLHGGLIHIFFNLMWVRQLAPAVEEFFGVARLILIFTTSGSIGFIVSNFFGIPFTIGASGSIFGLLGAVVYYGKSRGGEIGAAIFRQSLQWALIGFMLGFFMSGINNWAHGGGFAGGYLTAMLLGYSERRAETYAMKMAALGLVGLTILAFGMVVWNLFF, from the coding sequence ATGATACGTCAAAAAACCGGCTCGATGTTGTGCCCGGATTGCAACCAGCTCATTAGCGTCAACGCGGAAACCTGCATTCATTGCGGCCGCCGGAATCCGGGAATGTGGGGGCTTATGCCCATGCTGCGGCAATTTTTCGGAAACTTCGGCTTCACCGAAGTTGTTACGGCCTTTTGCATCATCTTGTATGTGATCAGCCTGTTGTTCGATCTGGCAACGGTTTTTCGACCGCGCGGGCTGTTGTCAATTCTCGGACCCAGCATGCGCAGCCTCGATGCTTTGGGCATGACCGGCGTTCATGCAATGCAGCAGGGACGTTGGTGGACGCTCATCACCGCGATTTATTTGCACGGCGGCTTGATCCATATTTTCTTTAATTTGATGTGGGTCCGGCAACTGGCGCCGGCCGTCGAGGAATTTTTTGGCGTTGCCCGCTTGATTCTTATTTTCACCACCTCCGGAAGCATCGGCTTTATCGTTTCGAATTTTTTCGGCATTCCGTTTACCATCGGCGCTTCCGGTTCCATTTTCGGCTTGCTGGGCGCGGTGGTTTATTACGGCAAAAGCCGTGGCGGCGAAATCGGCGCCGCTATTTTTCGGCAATCGCTGCAATGGGCGTTGATCGGTTTCATGTTGGGATTTTTTATGTCGGGAATCAACAATTGGGCGCACGGCGGCGGTTTTGCCGGCGGGTATCTGACGGCGATGTTGCTGGGTTATTCGGAAAGGCGGGCGGAAACTTACGCCATGAAAATGGCGGCGCTGGGCCTCGTGGGGCTAACCATCTTGGCGTTCGGCATGGTGGTGTGGAATCTTTTTTTCTGA
- the lepA gene encoding translation elongation factor 4: MNELIRNFCIIAHIDHGKSTLADRFLEFTGALRKEEIVDQTLDSMDLERERGITIKLHAVTMSYKANDGNEYILNLIDTPGHVDFSYEVSRSLAACEGAILVVDASQGVEAQTISNLYLALEHNLTIIPVINKIDLKGAQIDLVKKQITDILGIDTNEIILASAKQGVGVDQIIEAVVKRIPPPQGNAASPLRALIFDSMFDSYRGAIAYLRVVDGVMKPGMKIKFFSTGKTFEVAEVGVMRMDRFSRQQLSAGEVGYCVAGIKEVKDTKVGDTITDADNPAAEPLPGYREVKPMVFSGVFPTVNEQYDELRAALEKFKLNDSSLVYEPESSVALGFGFRCGFLGLLHMEIVQERLHREYDMDIITTVPNVELWVFKNNGEKLVMDNPALLPAISEIDHIEEPYIRAQIITPSEYIGNIMKLCQDRRGIYKNTNYLDANRVDITYEFPLAEIIFDFYDKLKSLSKGYASLDYEFIGYRQGDLVKLDILINGEPVDALSHIVHRDKAYEWGRKICEKLRQLIPRQLFEVAIQAAIGSKIIARETVSAMRKNVTAKCYGGDITRKRKLLERQKEGKRRMKQLGRVEIPQEAFLAVLKVEQ; encoded by the coding sequence ATGAATGAATTGATCCGCAATTTTTGCATTATTGCGCATATTGATCATGGCAAATCGACGTTGGCAGATCGGTTTCTGGAATTTACCGGCGCGCTGCGCAAGGAAGAAATCGTCGATCAAACGCTGGACAGCATGGATCTGGAGCGCGAGCGCGGCATTACCATCAAGCTGCACGCGGTGACGATGTCGTACAAGGCCAATGACGGCAATGAGTATATTTTGAATCTGATCGATACGCCGGGACACGTCGATTTCAGTTATGAAGTCTCACGCAGCCTCGCTGCTTGCGAGGGGGCGATTCTCGTCGTCGATGCCTCACAGGGCGTTGAAGCGCAGACGATTTCCAATCTTTATCTCGCCCTCGAGCACAACTTGACCATCATTCCGGTCATCAATAAAATCGATTTGAAAGGGGCGCAGATTGATCTCGTCAAAAAGCAGATCACCGATATTCTCGGCATTGACACCAATGAAATCATTCTCGCCAGCGCCAAGCAGGGCGTCGGCGTCGATCAAATCATTGAAGCGGTTGTCAAGCGCATACCGCCACCGCAAGGCAACGCCGCCTCGCCGCTGCGGGCGTTGATTTTCGATTCCATGTTCGACAGTTATCGCGGCGCGATTGCCTACCTTCGCGTCGTTGACGGCGTGATGAAACCCGGAATGAAAATCAAATTTTTTTCAACCGGCAAAACCTTTGAAGTGGCCGAAGTCGGCGTCATGCGCATGGATCGTTTTTCGCGCCAACAGCTCTCGGCCGGGGAAGTTGGCTATTGCGTCGCCGGCATCAAAGAAGTCAAAGACACCAAAGTCGGCGATACGATCACGGATGCCGACAACCCGGCAGCGGAACCGCTGCCGGGTTATCGCGAAGTGAAGCCGATGGTGTTCAGCGGCGTCTTTCCGACGGTGAACGAGCAGTACGATGAGCTGCGGGCGGCGTTGGAGAAGTTCAAGCTCAATGATTCGTCGCTGGTTTACGAGCCGGAAAGCTCGGTGGCGCTGGGCTTCGGCTTTCGCTGCGGCTTTCTCGGCTTGCTGCACATGGAAATCGTGCAGGAGCGGCTCCATCGCGAATATGATATGGACATCATCACCACGGTGCCGAACGTCGAGCTGTGGGTTTTTAAAAATAACGGCGAAAAACTGGTGATGGACAATCCGGCGTTGCTGCCGGCAATCAGCGAGATCGATCACATCGAAGAGCCGTACATTCGCGCGCAAATCATCACGCCATCAGAATACATCGGCAACATCATGAAGCTGTGCCAGGATCGCCGCGGCATTTACAAAAATACCAATTACCTCGACGCCAACCGCGTCGATATCACTTACGAATTTCCGCTGGCGGAAATTATTTTTGATTTTTATGACAAGCTGAAGTCGCTCTCGAAGGGCTACGCCTCGCTCGATTACGAATTCATCGGTTATCGCCAGGGTGATTTGGTGAAGCTGGATATTTTGATCAATGGCGAGCCGGTCGATGCGCTGTCACACATCGTGCATCGTGACAAAGCTTATGAGTGGGGCCGGAAAATTTGCGAAAAGCTGCGGCAGCTTATTCCGCGCCAGCTTTTTGAAGTGGCGATTCAGGCCGCCATCGGCTCCAAAATCATCGCGCGCGAAACCGTCTCGGCGATGCGGAAAAACGTGACGGCGAAGTGTTACGGTGGCGACATCACGCGCAAGCGCAAGCTGCTCGAACGCCAAAAAGAAGGCAAGCGGCGCATGAAGCAGCTTGGCCGTGTCGAAATTCCGCAAGAAGCGTTTTTAGCTGTATTGAAGGTCGAACAATAA
- a CDS encoding secondary thiamine-phosphate synthase enzyme YjbQ: MLTRTERISLATQGFTDIHDLTPKVSAALKKAGLQNGIVTVFVCGSTAGVTTIEYEPGLLKDLPAAFDKLAPMNVHYHHDARWGDGNGYAHVRAALLGPSLVVPFEKGNLLLGTWQQIVLVDFDNRPRRREIVLQFMGD; encoded by the coding sequence ATGCTCACCAGAACCGAACGAATCTCTCTCGCCACCCAAGGCTTCACCGACATTCATGATCTCACCCCGAAAGTCAGCGCCGCCCTGAAAAAAGCCGGCCTCCAAAACGGCATCGTCACCGTCTTCGTCTGTGGCTCGACGGCAGGAGTGACGACCATCGAATACGAGCCGGGCTTGCTCAAAGATTTGCCGGCGGCATTCGATAAGCTTGCGCCGATGAACGTTCATTATCATCACGACGCGAGGTGGGGCGATGGCAACGGTTATGCGCATGTGCGCGCGGCATTACTTGGCCCCTCGCTCGTCGTGCCGTTTGAAAAAGGCAATCTTTTGCTCGGAACCTGGCAGCAAATCGTGCTTGTTGATTTTGACAACCGGCCACGACGACGAGAAATCGTTTTGCAATTTATGGGAGACTAA
- the hemW gene encoding radical SAM family heme chaperone HemW codes for MPTAALYIHIPFCEKRCVYCDFYTVAGAGSRLADYVATLKKEISLRAQDQFWQRQRFATIFFGGGTPSLLSPQQIAEILDTAFSSFAFEKKLELTLEANPGTITPAQLAGYRSAGVNRLSLGVQSFHADELQGLDRIHSPEQAIEAVIMARNAGFDNINLDFIFALPQQTLSRWRENLEQAVELQPAHISAYNLTIEPGTPLDVKIRKGEIKPLSETEEREFYQFTIDFLEQHGYRQYEISNFAQADFEARHNMKYWDGSPYLGLGASAHSYDGARRFWNVANLRKYLEALAAGRLPEENSEALTLQQQMFEVAFLGLRQRRGVDLALFAGKFQRSFEEVFNGSVQQMENRGFLIRRDNHLQLTREGLYLCDEICARLEIQIAPSSEKKIPHHHAERQDG; via the coding sequence ATGCCCACCGCTGCGCTCTACATTCACATCCCCTTCTGCGAAAAGCGCTGTGTTTATTGCGATTTTTACACCGTGGCCGGAGCCGGGTCGCGCCTTGCGGATTATGTTGCGACGCTGAAAAAAGAAATCAGCCTGCGCGCGCAAGATCAGTTTTGGCAGCGCCAGCGTTTCGCGACGATTTTTTTCGGCGGCGGCACGCCTTCGCTGCTTTCTCCTCAACAAATTGCTGAAATCCTCGACACGGCCTTTTCTTCCTTTGCTTTTGAAAAAAAACTTGAACTAACTCTCGAAGCCAATCCCGGAACGATAACACCGGCGCAATTGGCGGGATATCGTTCCGCCGGCGTCAATCGTTTGAGCCTTGGCGTGCAGTCGTTTCATGCCGACGAGCTGCAAGGGCTCGACCGGATTCATTCGCCGGAGCAGGCAATCGAAGCGGTGATCATGGCGCGAAATGCGGGGTTCGACAATATCAATTTGGATTTTATTTTCGCGCTGCCGCAGCAGACGCTTTCGCGCTGGCGGGAGAATTTAGAGCAGGCCGTCGAGCTGCAGCCGGCGCATATCTCCGCTTACAATCTCACCATCGAGCCTGGCACGCCGCTCGATGTAAAAATTCGCAAAGGCGAGATAAAGCCGTTGAGTGAGACAGAAGAACGAGAGTTTTATCAATTCACCATCGATTTTCTCGAACAGCACGGTTATCGCCAATATGAAATTTCAAATTTTGCCCAAGCCGATTTTGAAGCGCGGCACAACATGAAATATTGGGACGGCAGTCCTTATCTCGGTTTGGGCGCCTCGGCGCATTCGTATGACGGCGCGCGCCGTTTTTGGAATGTCGCAAATTTGCGAAAGTATCTCGAAGCGCTGGCCGCCGGCCGTTTACCGGAGGAAAATAGCGAGGCGTTGACGCTGCAACAGCAGATGTTTGAAGTTGCGTTTCTCGGCTTGCGGCAGCGTCGCGGCGTCGATCTCGCCCTCTTCGCCGGAAAGTTCCAACGATCGTTTGAGGAAGTGTTTAATGGGTCTGTTCAGCAAATGGAAAACCGGGGATTTTTGATCCGGCGCGACAACCATTTGCAATTGACGCGGGAAGGTTTGTATCTTTGTGATGAAATTTGCGCGCGGTTGGAAATTCAGATCGCGCCGTCATCAGAAAAAAAGATTCCACACCACCATGCCGAACGCCAAGATGGTTAG
- a CDS encoding PfkB family carbohydrate kinase: MSLLVIGSLGLDTVETPFGAAQEVIGGTAVFCSVSASHFTRVNLVGVVGEDFPQAEIAFLRSRGVDLDGLEIKPGKSFSWGARYGFDLNSRDTLFTHLNVFETFNPRLPEKYRDTPFVFLGNIGPDLQLSVLEQIKQPQLVALDTMNYWIERTPNELARVLARVDVLLVNDSEIRQLSGEHNLMKGARRVREMGPEIIIVKKGEHGAVMITPEKFFYAPAYPLENVFDPTGAGDTFAGGFMGFLAQCSRLDESTLRQAVIYGSTFASFVVEDFSIGRLRNLNENEIRQRFVNFHEMTRFVQPWEE, from the coding sequence ATGAGTCTTTTGGTGATTGGATCTTTGGGATTGGATACCGTCGAAACGCCCTTTGGCGCGGCTCAGGAAGTGATCGGCGGCACCGCAGTTTTTTGCAGTGTGTCAGCCAGCCATTTTACGCGCGTGAATTTGGTGGGCGTGGTCGGCGAAGATTTTCCCCAAGCCGAGATCGCTTTTTTGCGCAGCCGCGGCGTCGATCTGGACGGCCTCGAGATCAAGCCGGGCAAGAGTTTTAGCTGGGGCGCGCGTTACGGTTTTGATTTGAACTCCCGCGACACGCTTTTTACGCATTTGAATGTTTTTGAAACGTTCAATCCCCGCCTTCCGGAAAAATATCGCGACACGCCGTTTGTTTTTCTCGGCAATATCGGGCCGGATCTGCAGCTCAGCGTGCTGGAGCAGATTAAACAGCCGCAGCTTGTGGCGCTGGATACGATGAATTATTGGATCGAGCGAACGCCGAACGAATTGGCGCGTGTGCTCGCGCGCGTCGATGTTTTGCTGGTCAATGATTCCGAGATACGCCAGCTTTCCGGCGAGCATAATTTGATGAAAGGCGCGCGCCGCGTTCGCGAGATGGGGCCGGAAATCATCATCGTCAAAAAAGGCGAGCACGGCGCCGTCATGATTACACCGGAAAAATTTTTCTACGCGCCGGCCTACCCGCTGGAAAACGTCTTCGACCCCACCGGCGCCGGCGACACGTTTGCCGGAGGCTTCATGGGTTTTCTTGCTCAATGCAGCCGCCTCGACGAAAGCACATTGCGGCAGGCGGTTATCTACGGCAGCACCTTCGCCAGCTTCGTCGTCGAAGATTTCAGCATCGGCCGCTTGCGCAATCTCAACGAAAATGAAATCCGGCAACGCTTCGTTAATTTTCACGAGATGACGCGCTTCGTGCAGCCGTGGGAAGAGTAA
- the rnr gene encoding ribonuclease R, whose protein sequence is MLELTDRVLEYLSREQNRQFKAKELARALRVPPGRYSEFRDFIKTLAREGKIAKLKRNHYGHAQQASTLVGTLHVKTQGYAFLIVGEGHEDVFISQKNMSTALNNDVVKVQLFARPSGRKPEGRVVDVVKRARRNIVGTLHKGKYYYFVKPDEMKMLRDIYIPDELLDGAKPGQKVAVSIENWDDPSHNPEGRIVKVLGFPDEAGVDVLSVALSFDLPARFPPAVEQAAEQLRLEVTPDLTRQRLDLRDWLTFTIDPEDAKDFDDAVSLRRLENGNYELGVHIADVSHYVKEGSVIDREALARGTSVYLVDRVVPMLPEKLSHDLCSLKPHTDRLTYSCIMEVTPRGEVVNYRIAETIIHSKRRFNYEEVQQILDGKKSAADTANNDDERKLSAALDTALREMNALAHILTRRRLQNGSLDFDTPEVKIILDEAGFPIEIRRKLRQDSNRLIEEFMLLANQTITKHVDLKLAEKRHKPPFIYRIHEPPDELKIEEFALFVKALGYNFDHQQTITSKVLSRFLRQIQGQPEADIIENVMLRSLMKAKYSTENLGHFGLAFKHYSHFTSPIRRYPDLIVHRTLKAYANGYHPEMHDELSRKLSYAAQQSSERELVALEAERASVKMKQAQFMTRHLGDEFDGIISGVVSFGIFVEIPQFLVEGLVHISDLEDDYYIFEEKAYRLKGQNSGRIYRLGDEVRVRVVRADANERVLDFVLVPDFHSSKNGKEKSARRKQKQKNKMKNNHKKNRRKK, encoded by the coding sequence ATGCTTGAATTAACCGATCGCGTGCTGGAATATCTCAGTCGCGAGCAAAACCGACAATTCAAGGCCAAGGAGCTGGCCAGAGCGCTGCGGGTGCCGCCGGGGCGGTATTCCGAGTTTCGCGATTTTATCAAAACGCTGGCGCGCGAAGGCAAGATTGCCAAGCTCAAACGCAATCACTACGGACACGCGCAGCAGGCTTCGACGCTGGTTGGCACGCTGCACGTCAAAACCCAAGGCTACGCCTTTCTGATCGTCGGCGAAGGGCATGAGGACGTGTTCATTTCGCAAAAGAACATGAGCACGGCGCTGAACAATGACGTCGTAAAAGTGCAGCTCTTTGCACGGCCTTCGGGACGCAAGCCGGAGGGGCGGGTTGTTGACGTCGTCAAGCGGGCGCGACGAAACATCGTCGGAACTTTGCACAAGGGCAAATATTATTATTTCGTCAAGCCCGACGAAATGAAGATGCTGCGCGACATCTACATTCCCGATGAGCTTCTCGATGGCGCGAAACCGGGACAAAAAGTTGCCGTGTCCATTGAGAATTGGGACGACCCTTCGCATAACCCGGAAGGCCGCATCGTCAAGGTGCTGGGTTTTCCCGACGAAGCCGGCGTGGATGTGCTTTCGGTGGCGCTTTCGTTTGATTTGCCGGCACGTTTTCCGCCGGCGGTGGAGCAAGCGGCGGAGCAATTGCGGCTCGAGGTGACGCCGGATCTGACGCGGCAACGGCTCGATCTGCGCGATTGGCTCACGTTCACCATCGACCCGGAAGATGCGAAAGATTTTGACGACGCCGTCAGTTTGCGCCGTCTCGAAAATGGCAATTATGAGCTTGGCGTTCACATTGCCGATGTGAGCCATTATGTAAAAGAAGGCTCGGTGATCGACAGGGAGGCATTGGCGCGCGGGACCTCGGTTTATTTGGTGGATCGCGTTGTGCCGATGCTGCCGGAGAAACTCAGCCATGATCTGTGCAGCTTGAAACCTCACACCGACCGGCTCACTTATTCTTGCATCATGGAAGTCACACCCAGGGGCGAGGTGGTCAATTACCGGATTGCCGAGACAATCATTCACAGCAAACGACGCTTCAATTACGAAGAAGTGCAGCAGATTCTCGACGGCAAAAAAAGCGCGGCCGACACCGCGAACAACGACGACGAAAGAAAGCTCAGCGCCGCGCTCGACACGGCTTTGCGCGAGATGAACGCGTTGGCGCATATTTTGACGCGCCGTCGTTTACAAAACGGCAGCCTGGATTTCGACACGCCGGAGGTAAAAATCATTCTTGACGAAGCCGGTTTTCCCATCGAAATTCGCCGCAAATTGCGGCAGGATTCCAACCGGCTGATTGAAGAATTCATGCTGCTGGCAAATCAGACCATCACCAAGCACGTCGATTTGAAGCTGGCGGAGAAGCGCCACAAGCCGCCGTTCATTTATCGCATCCACGAGCCGCCGGACGAGTTGAAGATCGAGGAGTTTGCGCTGTTTGTCAAAGCGCTCGGTTATAATTTCGATCATCAACAGACGATCACCAGCAAGGTGTTGAGCAGGTTTCTCAGGCAGATTCAAGGCCAGCCGGAAGCGGATATTATCGAAAACGTGATGCTGCGCTCGTTGATGAAGGCCAAATACTCGACGGAAAATCTCGGCCACTTCGGATTGGCGTTCAAGCATTATTCGCATTTCACCTCACCGATCCGGCGCTATCCCGATCTCATCGTGCATCGGACGCTCAAAGCTTATGCGAATGGTTATCATCCTGAAATGCACGACGAGCTTAGCCGCAAGTTGAGCTATGCGGCGCAACAATCTTCCGAGCGCGAGCTGGTGGCGCTGGAGGCGGAGCGCGCCTCCGTCAAGATGAAGCAAGCGCAGTTTATGACGCGCCATCTCGGCGATGAGTTTGACGGCATCATTTCCGGCGTGGTGTCGTTTGGAATTTTTGTCGAAATTCCGCAGTTTTTGGTGGAAGGATTGGTGCATATCAGCGATCTCGAAGACGATTATTACATTTTTGAGGAGAAAGCGTATCGCCTGAAAGGACAAAACTCCGGACGGATTTATCGCCTCGGCGACGAAGTGCGGGTGCGCGTCGTGCGCGCCGACGCCAACGAACGGGTGCTGGATTTCGTGCTCGTGCCTGATTTTCATTCATCCAAAAATGGAAAAGAAAAATCCGCGCGCCGGAAGCAGAAGCAAAAGAACAAAATGAAAAATAACCATAAAAAGAATCGGAGGAAAAAATGA